From a single Brassica napus cultivar Da-Ae chromosome C9, Da-Ae, whole genome shotgun sequence genomic region:
- the LOC106347251 gene encoding oxysterol-binding protein-related protein 1C isoform X2 yields MVVFSSDQTISNHPRTSFHMHPFCCVSDHSPSMPLPEQPPFGVTRSEPIMSRSASQSSNRQSSRNVLHSLSFNHQSDVANRLGQRVLALPALAIREPPVDVKINDIVGNGIAGILHKWVNYGRGWRPRWFVLQDGVLSYYKIHGPDKIFVSPETEKGSKVIGEESARMISRHDKHGGSSAASQLRRKPFGEVHLKVSSVRESRSDDKRFSIFTGTKRLHLRAETREDRATWVEALLAIKDMFPRMSNSELMAPIDNLAMSTEKLRQRLVDEGVSELAIQDCEQIMRSEFSALQSQLVLLKQKQWLLIDTLRHLETEKVDLENTVVDESQRHTENEGPNDLRNEKFSGTATESDDENERGDAETDEEDHTFFDTRDFLSSSSFKSSSSGFRTSSFSSDDDGFGSEDDIDPSIKSVGFNYPRVKRRKSLPDPVEKEKSVSLWSMIKDNIGKDLTKVCLPVYFNEPLSSLQKCFEDLEYSYLLDRAFEWGKRGNTLMRILNVAAFAVSGYASTEGRICKPFNPLLGETYEADYPDKGLRFFSEKVSHHPMVVACHCDGTGWKFWADSNLKSKFWGRSIQLDPVGVLTLKFDDGEILQWSKVTTSIYNLILGKLYCDHYGTMRIEGNAEYSCKLKFKEQSIIDRNPHQVHGIVQDKSGKTVATMFGKWDESMHYVTGDCSGKGKLSEDMSGAQLLWKRSKPPGNATKYNLTRFAITLNELTPGLKEKLPPTDSRLRPDQRYLENGEFEMANTEKLRLEQRQRQARKMQERGWKPRWFTKEKGSEAYRYKGGYWEARERGSWDNCPDIFGHIDSEQQIELLFVFNGGKR; encoded by the exons ATGGTAGTTTTTTCATCGGATCAAACGATCTCCAATCATCCTAGGACCTCTTTCCACATGCACCCCTTCTGCTGCGTCTCGGATCACTCCCCTTCGATGCCGTTGCCGGAACAACCGCCTTTCGGTGTGACTCGATCCGAACCTATTATGAGTCGATCTGCTTCTCAGAGTTCTAATCGTCAATCCAGTCGCAATGTCCTCCATAGTCTATCCTTCAACCACCAGAGTGACGTCGCTAATCGGTTAGGGCAACGCGTTTTAGCCCTACCTGCGTTGGCGATTAGAGAACCGCCGGTTGATGTGAAGATTAACGATATCGTCGGGAATGGAATCGCTGGAATACTGCATAAGTGGGTGAATTACGGTAGAGGGTGGAGACCAAGGTGGTTCGTCTTGCAGGATGGTGTTCTTTCTTATTATAAAATCCATGGACCTGATAAGATCTTTGTTAGTCCTGAAACTGAAAAGGGATCCAAAGTGATCGGAGAAGAGTCTGCTCGTATGATCTCTAGGCACGACAAGCATGGTGGAAGCAGCGCCGCTTCACAACTCCGTCGCAAGCCATTCGGAGAAGTCCATCTCAAG GTTTCTTCGGTACGGGAGAGTAGATCAGATGATAAGAGGTTTTCCATATTCACTGGCACCAAGAGGCTCCACTTGCGAGCAGAGACGCGAGAGGACCGAGCAACATGGGTTGAGGCACTGCTAGCTATCAAAGATATGTTTCCAAGGATGTCTAACAGTGAATTGATGGCTCCGATCGACAATTTGGCCATGTCCACGGAGAAGCTCCGGCAACGGTTGGTTGATGAAGGAGTTAGTGAGTTAGCTATTCAGGACTGTGAGCAAATTATGAGGTCTGAGTTCTCAGCACTTCAGAGCCAGTTGGTGCTTCTCAAGCAGAAGCAGTGGCTTCTCATTGACACCCTTAGACATTTAGAG ACAGAAAAGGTAGATCTGGAGAACACAGTTGTAGATGAGAGTCAAAGACACACTGAAAATGAAGGTCCCAATGATTTAAGAAATGAGAAGTTCAGTG GGACTGCCACTGAATCTGATGATGAGAATGAACGAGGTGATGCAGAAACGGATGAGGAAGACCACACTTTTTTTGATACACGTGACTTTCTTTCTTCAAGTTCTTTCAAGAGCAGTAGTTCTGGCTTTCGTACCTCTTCGTtttcttctgatgatgatggctTTGGGTCAGAAGATGATATTGATCCTTCCATCAAGTCTGTTGGATTCAACTATCCGCGCGTCAAAAGGAGGAAGAGTTTACCTGATCCTGTTGAAAAAGAGAAAAGTGTTAGCCTTTGGTCAATGATCAAAGACAATATAGGCAAAGATCTCACAAAAGTTTGTCTACCTGTTTACTTCAACGAGCCACTATCTTCCCTACAGAAGTGTTTTGAGGATTTGGAATATTCATACCTTCTTGATCGAGCATTTGAATGGGGCAAAAGG GGAAATACCCTCATGAGGATTCTTAATGTCGCTGCTTTTGCTGTATCTGGGTATGCATCAACCGAAGGAAGAATCTGCAAACCTTTTAACCCATTGCTAGGTGAAACATACGAGGCAGATTATCCAGACAAAGGACTTCGATTTTTCTCCGAAAAG GTCAGTCATCATCCTATGGTTGTGGCATGCCATTGCGATGGTACGGGATGGAAATTCTGGGCAGACAGCAATCTGAAGAGTAAGTTTTGGGGTCGGTCGATTCAGCTTGATCCTGTTGGTGTGTTGACTCTGAAATTTGATGATGGAGAAATCCTTCAGTGGAGTAAG GTGACTACATCGATATACAACCTCATACTTGGTAAACTTTACTGTGATCACTATGGTACTATGCGTATTGAAGGAAATGCTGAATACTCTTGTAAACTTAAATTCAAAGAGCAGTCGATCATTGACCGAAATCCTCACCAG GTTCATGGTATAGTTCAAGACAAGAGTGGGAAGACAGTGGCAACGATGTTTGGGAAATGGGATGAGAGCATGCACTATGTGACGGGTGATTGTTCTGGGAAGGGGAAATTGAGCGAAGATATGTCAGGAGCTCAACTTCTCTGGAAACGGAGCAAACCCCCTGGAAACGCAACAAAGTATAATCTAACACGTTTCGCAATCACGCTGAACGAGCTAACACCTGGGCTGAAG GAGAAGCTGCCACCAACAGATTCAAGGCTGAGACCAGACCAGAGGTATCTGGAAAACGGTGAGTTTGAAATGGCCAACACAGAGAAGTTGCGGCTGGAACAGCGACAACGTCAG GCTAGAAAGATGCAGGAGAGAGGATGGAAGCCGAGGTGGTTCACGAAAGAGAAAGGAAGCGAGGCTTACCGATACAAAGGAGGGTACTGGGAAGCCCGCGAGAGAGGATCATGGGATAACTGTCCAGATATCTTCGGCCACATCGATTCCGAACAACAAATTGA GCTGTTATTTGTATTTAATGGTGGAAAAAGGTGA
- the LOC106347251 gene encoding oxysterol-binding protein-related protein 1C isoform X1: protein MVVFSSDQTISNHPRTSFHMHPFCCVSDHSPSMPLPEQPPFGVTRSEPIMSRSASQSSNRQSSRNVLHSLSFNHQSDVANRLGQRVLALPALAIREPPVDVKINDIVGNGIAGILHKWVNYGRGWRPRWFVLQDGVLSYYKIHGPDKIFVSPETEKGSKVIGEESARMISRHDKHGGSSAASQLRRKPFGEVHLKVSSVRESRSDDKRFSIFTGTKRLHLRAETREDRATWVEALLAIKDMFPRMSNSELMAPIDNLAMSTEKLRQRLVDEGVSELAIQDCEQIMRSEFSALQSQLVLLKQKQWLLIDTLRHLETEKVDLENTVVDESQRHTENEGPNDLRNEKFSEGTATESDDENERGDAETDEEDHTFFDTRDFLSSSSFKSSSSGFRTSSFSSDDDGFGSEDDIDPSIKSVGFNYPRVKRRKSLPDPVEKEKSVSLWSMIKDNIGKDLTKVCLPVYFNEPLSSLQKCFEDLEYSYLLDRAFEWGKRGNTLMRILNVAAFAVSGYASTEGRICKPFNPLLGETYEADYPDKGLRFFSEKVSHHPMVVACHCDGTGWKFWADSNLKSKFWGRSIQLDPVGVLTLKFDDGEILQWSKVTTSIYNLILGKLYCDHYGTMRIEGNAEYSCKLKFKEQSIIDRNPHQVHGIVQDKSGKTVATMFGKWDESMHYVTGDCSGKGKLSEDMSGAQLLWKRSKPPGNATKYNLTRFAITLNELTPGLKEKLPPTDSRLRPDQRYLENGEFEMANTEKLRLEQRQRQARKMQERGWKPRWFTKEKGSEAYRYKGGYWEARERGSWDNCPDIFGHIDSEQQIELLFVFNGGKR from the exons ATGGTAGTTTTTTCATCGGATCAAACGATCTCCAATCATCCTAGGACCTCTTTCCACATGCACCCCTTCTGCTGCGTCTCGGATCACTCCCCTTCGATGCCGTTGCCGGAACAACCGCCTTTCGGTGTGACTCGATCCGAACCTATTATGAGTCGATCTGCTTCTCAGAGTTCTAATCGTCAATCCAGTCGCAATGTCCTCCATAGTCTATCCTTCAACCACCAGAGTGACGTCGCTAATCGGTTAGGGCAACGCGTTTTAGCCCTACCTGCGTTGGCGATTAGAGAACCGCCGGTTGATGTGAAGATTAACGATATCGTCGGGAATGGAATCGCTGGAATACTGCATAAGTGGGTGAATTACGGTAGAGGGTGGAGACCAAGGTGGTTCGTCTTGCAGGATGGTGTTCTTTCTTATTATAAAATCCATGGACCTGATAAGATCTTTGTTAGTCCTGAAACTGAAAAGGGATCCAAAGTGATCGGAGAAGAGTCTGCTCGTATGATCTCTAGGCACGACAAGCATGGTGGAAGCAGCGCCGCTTCACAACTCCGTCGCAAGCCATTCGGAGAAGTCCATCTCAAG GTTTCTTCGGTACGGGAGAGTAGATCAGATGATAAGAGGTTTTCCATATTCACTGGCACCAAGAGGCTCCACTTGCGAGCAGAGACGCGAGAGGACCGAGCAACATGGGTTGAGGCACTGCTAGCTATCAAAGATATGTTTCCAAGGATGTCTAACAGTGAATTGATGGCTCCGATCGACAATTTGGCCATGTCCACGGAGAAGCTCCGGCAACGGTTGGTTGATGAAGGAGTTAGTGAGTTAGCTATTCAGGACTGTGAGCAAATTATGAGGTCTGAGTTCTCAGCACTTCAGAGCCAGTTGGTGCTTCTCAAGCAGAAGCAGTGGCTTCTCATTGACACCCTTAGACATTTAGAG ACAGAAAAGGTAGATCTGGAGAACACAGTTGTAGATGAGAGTCAAAGACACACTGAAAATGAAGGTCCCAATGATTTAAGAAATGAGAAGTTCAGTG AAGGGACTGCCACTGAATCTGATGATGAGAATGAACGAGGTGATGCAGAAACGGATGAGGAAGACCACACTTTTTTTGATACACGTGACTTTCTTTCTTCAAGTTCTTTCAAGAGCAGTAGTTCTGGCTTTCGTACCTCTTCGTtttcttctgatgatgatggctTTGGGTCAGAAGATGATATTGATCCTTCCATCAAGTCTGTTGGATTCAACTATCCGCGCGTCAAAAGGAGGAAGAGTTTACCTGATCCTGTTGAAAAAGAGAAAAGTGTTAGCCTTTGGTCAATGATCAAAGACAATATAGGCAAAGATCTCACAAAAGTTTGTCTACCTGTTTACTTCAACGAGCCACTATCTTCCCTACAGAAGTGTTTTGAGGATTTGGAATATTCATACCTTCTTGATCGAGCATTTGAATGGGGCAAAAGG GGAAATACCCTCATGAGGATTCTTAATGTCGCTGCTTTTGCTGTATCTGGGTATGCATCAACCGAAGGAAGAATCTGCAAACCTTTTAACCCATTGCTAGGTGAAACATACGAGGCAGATTATCCAGACAAAGGACTTCGATTTTTCTCCGAAAAG GTCAGTCATCATCCTATGGTTGTGGCATGCCATTGCGATGGTACGGGATGGAAATTCTGGGCAGACAGCAATCTGAAGAGTAAGTTTTGGGGTCGGTCGATTCAGCTTGATCCTGTTGGTGTGTTGACTCTGAAATTTGATGATGGAGAAATCCTTCAGTGGAGTAAG GTGACTACATCGATATACAACCTCATACTTGGTAAACTTTACTGTGATCACTATGGTACTATGCGTATTGAAGGAAATGCTGAATACTCTTGTAAACTTAAATTCAAAGAGCAGTCGATCATTGACCGAAATCCTCACCAG GTTCATGGTATAGTTCAAGACAAGAGTGGGAAGACAGTGGCAACGATGTTTGGGAAATGGGATGAGAGCATGCACTATGTGACGGGTGATTGTTCTGGGAAGGGGAAATTGAGCGAAGATATGTCAGGAGCTCAACTTCTCTGGAAACGGAGCAAACCCCCTGGAAACGCAACAAAGTATAATCTAACACGTTTCGCAATCACGCTGAACGAGCTAACACCTGGGCTGAAG GAGAAGCTGCCACCAACAGATTCAAGGCTGAGACCAGACCAGAGGTATCTGGAAAACGGTGAGTTTGAAATGGCCAACACAGAGAAGTTGCGGCTGGAACAGCGACAACGTCAG GCTAGAAAGATGCAGGAGAGAGGATGGAAGCCGAGGTGGTTCACGAAAGAGAAAGGAAGCGAGGCTTACCGATACAAAGGAGGGTACTGGGAAGCCCGCGAGAGAGGATCATGGGATAACTGTCCAGATATCTTCGGCCACATCGATTCCGAACAACAAATTGA GCTGTTATTTGTATTTAATGGTGGAAAAAGGTGA